In a genomic window of bacterium:
- the istA gene encoding IS21 family transposase, with protein MARGGLRPPYQELRQQRGYGGSYDTVKRFVQPLRAVRLQAERALIRFETPPGHQSQIDWGQARVHFRHQPVVRHVFVLTLGFSRRSFYRGCAAETLPLFLDAHERAFEHFGGHTQEHLYDRPRTVCHGGVGRDVVWNPTFKAFADYWSFEPRVCQPYRAQTKGKVESG; from the coding sequence ATAGCTCGAGGCGGCCTGAGGCCGCCCTACCAAGAGCTGCGCCAGCAGCGGGGCTACGGCGGGAGCTACGACACGGTGAAGCGGTTCGTGCAGCCACTGCGCGCCGTGCGGCTGCAGGCCGAGCGCGCGCTGATCCGCTTTGAAACGCCGCCCGGCCACCAGAGCCAGATCGACTGGGGCCAGGCGCGCGTGCACTTTCGCCACCAGCCCGTCGTGCGCCATGTCTTCGTGCTGACGCTCGGCTTCAGCCGCCGGAGCTTCTACCGCGGCTGCGCGGCCGAGACGCTGCCGCTGTTTCTGGACGCCCACGAGCGGGCCTTCGAGCACTTCGGCGGCCACACCCAGGAGCACCTGTACGATCGGCCTCGCACCGTCTGTCACGGCGGCGTCGGCCGGGACGTCGTGTGGAATCCGACGTTCAAAGCGTTCGCCGACTACTGGAGTTTCGAGCCCCGAGTCTGTCAGCCGTACCGGGCGCAGACCAAGGGCAAGGTCGAGAGCGGGTGA
- a CDS encoding transposase — protein sequence MRSDRRAAHAVYECHYHFVFITKYRRPVLRGEIDLTPAIAAT from the coding sequence ATGCGCAGCGACCGTCGCGCCGCTCACGCCGTCTATGAGTGCCACTATCACTTCGTGTTCATCACGAAGTACCGTAGGCCGGTGCTGCGGGGCGAGATTGACCTGACCCCCGCGATCGCGGCCACTTGA
- a CDS encoding IS3 family transposase (programmed frameshift), producing MRKSRFTEEQSVGVLKEAEAGQKVETVCRKHAISEHTFYRWKAKYGGLEVSDARRLKSLDDEHRRLKTLVADLTLDVQMLKAVGAAKVVTPAARRLAVGWLQDGFGVSQRRSCEVLGAVRSTIPYRSRRADDAALRAQLIALAAQRRRFGYRRLTVLLRRGGTLVNHKKVYRLYREEQLTVRRRRRKKLAAGARIVLASPTGPNQRWSMDFMADSLATGRTFRILNIVDDYSREAIATEVDTSLPGLRVVRVLERIAQSRRLPAMIVCDNGPEFTGRALDSWAYARGVQLHFIRPGKPIENAFAESFNGRMRDECLNESWFVDLGEARTKIGSWRIDYNEARPHSALGNRTPIEYAQGALPS from the exons ATGCGGAAGAGCCGGTTCACGGAAGAGCAGAGCGTGGGCGTGCTCAAGGAGGCGGAGGCAGGCCAGAAGGTGGAGACGGTCTGCCGCAAGCACGCCATCAGCGAGCACACCTTCTATCGCTGGAAGGCGAAGTACGGCGGCCTCGAGGTGAGCGACGCGCGACGGCTGAAGAGCCTCGACGACGAGCATCGGCGCCTGAAGACGCTCGTCGCGGACCTCACGCTCGACGTGCAGATGCTCAAGGCCGTGG GCGCAGCGAAAGTGGTGACGCCCGCTGCACGCCGTCTGGCGGTGGGGTGGTTGCAGGACGGGTTCGGCGTCAGCCAGCGCCGATCGTGCGAGGTGCTCGGAGCGGTGCGCTCGACGATCCCGTACCGCTCACGTCGGGCCGATGACGCCGCGCTGCGCGCGCAGCTCATCGCGCTCGCCGCGCAGCGCCGTCGGTTTGGCTACCGGCGGCTCACCGTGCTGCTCCGTCGCGGCGGCACGCTCGTCAATCACAAGAAGGTCTATCGCCTTTACCGCGAGGAGCAGCTCACCGTGCGCCGCCGGAGGCGGAAGAAGCTCGCCGCCGGCGCGCGCATCGTCCTGGCGTCGCCGACGGGACCAAACCAGCGGTGGTCGATGGACTTCATGGCCGACAGCTTGGCCACCGGCCGCACGTTCCGGATCCTGAACATCGTCGACGACTACAGCCGCGAAGCGATCGCGACGGAGGTCGATACTTCGCTGCCCGGCCTCCGCGTCGTGCGGGTCCTCGAGCGCATTGCCCAGAGCCGCCGGCTGCCCGCCATGATCGTCTGCGACAACGGTCCGGAGTTCACCGGCCGGGCGCTCGACTCGTGGGCCTATGCCCGCGGTGTTCAGCTGCACTTCATCCGGCCCGGCAAGCCGATCGAGAACGCGTTCGCCGAGAGCTTCAACGGCCGGATGCGGGACGAGTGTCTGAACGAGAGCTGGTTCGTCGATCTCGGCGAGGCGCGCACCAAGATCGGCTCCTGGCGCATCGACTACAACGAGGCCCGGCCCCACAGCGCGCTGGGGAACCGGACTCCAATCGAGTACGCGCAGGGCGCTCTGCCATCATAA